From a single Herbiconiux sp. SALV-R1 genomic region:
- a CDS encoding SDR family NAD(P)-dependent oxidoreductase: MSEKTIVVVGGTSGIGLEIAKDSIERGDRVVITGRDQARTEEIAASLGPAATGVALDISEPRTIAGQLESIGQVHGLVLAAIERDANTIRDYDIERAIRLVTLKLVGYAETVHALLDRLEPSVDTGIVLFGGRAKDLPYPGSTTVSSINGGVTGLINTLALEIAPIRVNALHPGIIGDSPFWANKPEGVLDGYESRTPGGKLATMADVVDATQFLLRNRGVSAVNLYVDRGWSIT, translated from the coding sequence GTGAGCGAAAAGACCATCGTCGTCGTCGGAGGAACCTCCGGTATCGGCTTGGAGATCGCCAAGGACAGCATCGAGCGTGGCGACCGCGTCGTCATCACGGGCCGCGACCAGGCGCGCACCGAGGAGATCGCCGCTTCCCTCGGCCCGGCGGCCACGGGCGTCGCCCTCGACATCTCGGAGCCGCGCACCATCGCCGGCCAGCTCGAGTCGATCGGCCAGGTGCACGGTCTCGTGCTCGCCGCCATCGAGCGCGACGCGAACACCATCCGCGACTACGACATCGAGCGGGCCATCCGCCTGGTGACCCTCAAGCTCGTCGGCTACGCCGAGACCGTGCACGCCCTGCTCGACCGCCTCGAGCCGAGCGTCGACACCGGCATCGTGTTGTTCGGCGGCCGCGCCAAAGACCTCCCGTACCCCGGCTCCACCACGGTGTCGTCGATCAACGGCGGCGTGACGGGCCTCATCAACACCCTCGCCCTCGAGATCGCGCCCATCCGTGTGAACGCCCTCCACCCGGGCATCATCGGCGACAGCCCGTTCTGGGCGAACAAGCCCGAGGGCGTGCTCGACGGCTACGAGAGCCGCACCCCCGGCGGCAAGCTCGCCACCATGGCCGACGTCGTCGACGCGACGCAGTTCCTGCTGCGCAACCGCGGCGTCTCGGCCGTGAACCTCTACGTCGACCGCGGTTGGTCGATCACCTGA